Below is a genomic region from Actinoallomurus bryophytorum.
GATCCGCGGTGAGGTTCTTCGCCTTCTGCCGGCCCGCCGTGGTGGAGAACAGGACCGTGTCCTCGTCACGTTTGACCCACACCACGGACACCTGCGGCGCCCCGTCCGCCCGCACCGTCGCCACGCTGGCGAAGTTCGTGCCATCCAGAATCCGGCGCACGGCCTCGTCGAGAGTCGCCATGTGAAGCCTCCCTTGTCCCGTCAAGAGAGACCTTAGTGGATGGTTTCGTTATAGACAATCTATTGTGGACTCAATTGCTCGACGGGCCGGGTGTCACGAAGTCCCCTCCGGGCGAGGCGGCTCCGACCAGGGCAGGCGGGCCGAGGGGCGCCTTGCCTGGTCGACCCGGGCCAGGGCGGTGCGCGCCCGGTCGGCGCCGTCACCGGTGAGCCGGTAGTACCGGCGGCGAGGGCGGCCTTCGGTGATGTGCTCGGCCGGGTCCTCCCAGCGAGACTCGATCCAGCCGTGGCGTTCCAGCCGCGAGATGATCGGATACACCGTCCCCGAGGGGAGGCCGGTGACGTCGCACATCTGCAGGCCGTACCACTCCCGTGCCGGCTCCTGAAGCGCCGCGCGCAGCACACGCTGGGTCTGCAAGGTCATCCGCGGGCCGTCCATAAGCAGAACTCTACATAGGCCTGGTTCAAGCGCCGGATGTCGACGACAGCGGCGATGGGCCAGGCACCCGTCGCCGAGCGCGGATTCGCCGCCGTGGTGACCGCGCGGCGGCCTTTCCCGGGCGCCCTGACGCCGCGCGCCGAAGCCCGTCTTCCCTGGTCGTGATGTGAATGTGTCCAGCTTGTTGCGAATCGGGTGTTTGATCACGTTTCCTGCGGAGATCTCTGGTGCAGCTCGGGGGAGACGTTCGATCCAAATGGAGGTAATGAGATGCTCGCCATAATCGCCGCTGTCGTCTTCGCCATCGCACTGGTCTGCGACTGGGCCGGTGTCGGCTCTGACTTTTTCAACTACCAGACGCTCGACACCATCGGCTTCCTCCTGATCGCTCTGCACCTGGCCGGAGTCGGCTCGGGCTACAACTGGCGCGGTCGCGGAAGACGCCGCTGACAAGAGCCGTACAGATCATCAGCAGGGGGCCGGTACCCGTTCGGGTATCGGCCCCCTGCTGATTCGTACCCTGCAGGTCCGATATCGAGCAAAATCTGATGCAGACCAGGAGCACAACAAGTGGCGTGATCACCGGCATCGCGGCCTAAACTGCATGACGTGATCTTCAAGGCCGTTGGGGAG
It encodes:
- a CDS encoding PadR family transcriptional regulator — its product is MTLQTQRVLRAALQEPAREWYGLQMCDVTGLPSGTVYPIISRLERHGWIESRWEDPAEHITEGRPRRRYYRLTGDGADRARTALARVDQARRPSARLPWSEPPRPEGTS